The following coding sequences lie in one Pseudomonas monsensis genomic window:
- the mksF gene encoding Mks condensin complex protein MksF — protein MSQERYGIRRFALLNTAGYSLGLFPLEEPLSVYGANNLGKSASINALQFPILARMSDMSFGKYSLEQSRRFYFASDTSYILVEVNLPHGPHVIGVVGRGPGGGFGHQFFAYAGKLDLAHYQKNDTCLRQKELFSNLEKEGLKAYELKPDELRRLLVGGHTSIPLDLTLIPLRSTSEQSLKTFRALFINLLHMREITAAKLKQLFLDAFEHSLRSGSVDYIAACEEAFRDVRRMEQDYNSLVAAGPLVEALANGVKQRDVLRGKLHRLSPLLDSLLGTWSDYANARKEELTIQAEHYRREQDDLQNDQRGGTQELMRLEREISGIQRWLGELSVLKNRFALVDDVKVLEQQLLAAKDAHDELAGALAQSRQFSAEDLEERLRDLEKRLKSVKQQLDHADNNSYARLREEFSQQDVERLMRLFNSALFSLPLGEHGITLDEDGEWVKSVELILDGFKGERFEVPGLSIDISHIEPPALQALADRAALRDQKERLEKELKQLKTQQAVASDRAASKTQTEALYQQVLDAQKALEDFRRTQTLSAEEGDKLEQLAQMEAAQDELKRSSDAFTERVQQLSAKLQLVGRQIADMEAKQRTLDDALRRRQLLPADLPFGTPFMDPVDDSMDNLLPLLNDYQDSWQGLLRADGQIEALYAQVRLKGVAKFDSEDDMERRLSLLINAYAHRTDEALTLGKARRAAVTDIARTLRNIRSDYDSLEHQLALFNREINKRQVSNLQSFRIVLAPNKEALKHIDQIIHSAGQYEEGETLSVFDLSQSAEQDNKNEEAKEYLARLVAANHNQLGLKDLFELAFEITKVNGQPVIHTDIDGAASNGTTMTIKALTNMYLLLHLMDRDLAGRVRLPYYLDEAADIDEKNQAALLETSLQLGFVPILASVKPQVCASVAIDLEGGSGPAGIYIDEADWKYIRRHDVVKAPLNVEADEPELDAV, from the coding sequence ATGAGCCAGGAACGCTACGGCATCCGCCGCTTTGCCCTTTTGAACACCGCCGGTTACAGCCTCGGCCTGTTCCCGCTGGAAGAACCGCTGTCGGTCTACGGTGCGAACAACCTCGGTAAATCGGCGTCGATCAACGCCCTGCAATTCCCGATTCTGGCGCGCATGTCGGACATGAGTTTCGGCAAGTACAGCCTGGAACAATCGCGGCGTTTCTACTTCGCCTCCGACACCAGCTACATCCTCGTCGAAGTGAACCTGCCGCACGGCCCACACGTGATCGGCGTGGTCGGTCGCGGCCCGGGCGGTGGCTTCGGTCACCAGTTCTTTGCCTACGCCGGCAAGCTCGACCTGGCGCATTACCAGAAGAACGACACCTGCCTGCGCCAGAAAGAACTGTTCAGCAACCTTGAGAAAGAAGGCCTGAAAGCCTACGAACTCAAGCCTGATGAACTGCGTCGCTTGCTGGTTGGCGGGCATACTTCGATCCCGCTGGACCTGACCCTGATCCCGCTGCGCTCCACCAGCGAGCAGAGCCTGAAGACCTTCCGAGCGCTGTTCATCAACCTGCTGCACATGCGCGAAATCACCGCAGCCAAGTTGAAGCAGCTGTTCCTCGATGCCTTCGAGCACAGCCTGCGCTCCGGCAGCGTCGACTACATTGCCGCGTGTGAAGAAGCCTTCCGCGATGTGCGCCGCATGGAGCAGGACTACAACTCGCTGGTCGCCGCCGGCCCATTGGTCGAAGCCTTGGCCAACGGCGTGAAACAACGTGACGTGCTGCGCGGCAAACTGCATCGCCTGTCGCCGCTGCTCGACTCGTTGCTCGGCACTTGGTCGGACTACGCCAATGCGCGCAAGGAAGAGCTGACGATTCAGGCCGAACACTACCGTCGCGAGCAGGACGATCTGCAAAACGACCAACGTGGCGGCACGCAGGAGCTGATGCGCCTGGAACGGGAAATCTCCGGCATCCAGCGCTGGCTCGGCGAGTTGTCGGTGCTGAAGAACCGCTTCGCGCTGGTCGATGACGTCAAAGTCCTGGAGCAACAATTGCTCGCGGCCAAGGACGCTCACGACGAACTGGCCGGTGCGCTGGCGCAGTCCCGTCAGTTCAGCGCCGAGGATCTGGAAGAGCGTCTGCGCGATCTGGAAAAACGCCTGAAGTCGGTGAAGCAGCAACTCGATCACGCCGACAACAACAGTTACGCCCGCCTGCGCGAAGAGTTCTCGCAGCAGGACGTCGAGCGCTTGATGCGCCTGTTCAACAGCGCGCTGTTCAGCCTGCCGCTGGGCGAACACGGCATCACTCTCGACGAGGATGGCGAGTGGGTGAAATCGGTTGAGCTGATTCTTGATGGTTTCAAGGGCGAGCGTTTCGAAGTACCGGGCCTGTCGATCGACATCTCGCACATCGAGCCGCCGGCCCTGCAAGCACTGGCCGACCGTGCCGCGCTGCGCGACCAGAAAGAGCGTCTGGAAAAAGAGCTCAAGCAACTCAAGACTCAACAAGCTGTAGCCTCCGACCGCGCCGCGAGCAAGACCCAGACCGAAGCGCTGTACCAGCAAGTGCTCGACGCGCAGAAGGCCCTGGAAGACTTCCGTCGCACCCAGACCCTGAGCGCCGAAGAAGGCGACAAACTCGAGCAACTGGCGCAGATGGAAGCCGCGCAGGACGAACTCAAGCGCTCCAGCGATGCGTTCACCGAGCGCGTCCAGCAACTGTCGGCCAAGCTGCAACTGGTCGGCCGGCAGATCGCCGACATGGAAGCCAAGCAGCGCACCCTCGACGACGCGCTGCGCCGTCGTCAGTTGCTGCCGGCAGATCTGCCGTTCGGCACGCCGTTCATGGATCCGGTCGACGACTCGATGGACAACCTGCTGCCGCTGCTCAACGATTATCAGGACAGTTGGCAGGGCCTGCTGCGCGCCGACGGTCAGATCGAAGCGCTGTACGCGCAGGTACGCCTGAAAGGCGTGGCCAAGTTCGACAGCGAAGACGACATGGAGCGCCGTCTGTCGCTGCTGATCAACGCTTACGCGCACCGTACCGATGAAGCCCTGACGCTGGGCAAGGCCCGTCGCGCGGCGGTCACCGACATCGCCCGGACCCTGCGCAACATCCGCAGCGACTACGACAGCCTCGAGCATCAACTGGCGCTGTTCAACCGCGAGATCAACAAGCGTCAGGTGTCCAACCTGCAGAGCTTCCGCATCGTCCTCGCGCCGAACAAGGAAGCGCTCAAGCACATCGACCAGATCATCCACAGCGCCGGCCAGTACGAAGAAGGCGAAACCCTGTCGGTGTTCGACCTGAGCCAGAGCGCCGAGCAGGACAACAAGAACGAAGAAGCCAAGGAATACCTGGCGCGGCTGGTGGCGGCGAACCACAACCAGCTCGGTCTCAAGGACTTGTTCGAACTGGCGTTCGAGATCACCAAGGTCAACGGTCAGCCGGTGATCCACACCGACATCGACGGCGCGGCGTCCAACGGTACGACCATGACCATCAAGGCGTTGACCAACATGTACTTGTTGCTGCACTTGATGGACCGTGACCTCGCCGGTCGCGTGCGTCTGCCGTACTACCTCGACGAGGCGGCGGACATCGACGAGAAGAACCAGGCTGCCCTGCTGGAAACCAGCCTGCAGCTGGGCTTCGTGCCGATTCTGGCGAGTGTGAAACCGCAGGTTTGCGCCAGTGTCGCCATCGACCTGGAAGGCGGCAGCGGTCCGGCGGGCATCTACATCGACGAGGCGGACTGGAAGTATATCCGTCGTCATGATGTGGTGAAGGCGCCGCTGAACGTTGAAGCAGATGAACCGGAGCTGGATGCGGTTTGA
- a CDS encoding PqiB family protein, whose protein sequence is MTDLPVAKTRPASNWSAIWVLPLIALIIGGWLGWRAYTETGVEIQVRFESGEGIQANKTEVMYKGMSVGKVKALKLDDEGNSKGVIATVEMNKDVEQYLKTSTRFWLVKPSVTLAGITGLETLVSGNYVAISPGEGEPARKFKALAEEPPLSDSKPGLHLTIKADRLGSLNRGSPVFYKQIKVGQIKSYVLSEDQSTVELKVFIEPTYAKLVRKHTRFWNASGISIDANLSGVKVRSESLASIVAGGIAFATPENRKDSPPTDPSLPFRLYEDFDAAAAGIRVKVKLSDFEGLQAGRTPVMYKGIQVGNLKALKVDPDLNSATAELTLDPLAEDYLVDGTQFWVVKPSISLAGITGLEALVKGNYIAVRPGDKGAAPKREFEARPKAPPLDLRSPGLHLVLFTDVLGSIDVGSPILYKQVKVGSVQSYQFSKTRKQLVIGVHIEKEYENLVNASTRFWNVSGITLTGGLTGGIQVKSESLQTLMAGGIAFETPQAKAPLQKRIPRFRLFANHDEANQKGAVVTIKVDRADGLRSGTPVRFKGLDVGKIESVDLTDDLQSVILTARITEVPEKIARVGSQFWVVKPELGLIKTQNLETLVTGQYIEVQPAAKNLGPQKNFVALANAPEVTKQEAGLSLVLSAARRGSLKPGVPVTYREITVGKVTGYELGQTADRVLVHILIEPKYAPLVRSGSRFWNSSGVGFDIGLFNGLTVRTESLETAIQGGIAFATPDGERMGNPARAEQTFPLFDKFEDEWLTWAPKISLGK, encoded by the coding sequence ATGACTGATTTGCCTGTAGCGAAAACCCGACCGGCCTCGAACTGGTCCGCCATTTGGGTGTTGCCCTTGATCGCGTTGATCATCGGAGGCTGGCTTGGCTGGCGTGCCTATACGGAAACCGGTGTTGAAATCCAGGTTCGCTTCGAAAGCGGCGAAGGCATTCAGGCCAACAAGACCGAGGTCATGTACAAGGGCATGTCGGTCGGTAAGGTCAAGGCGCTCAAACTCGATGACGAAGGCAACTCCAAGGGCGTGATCGCCACCGTCGAGATGAACAAGGACGTCGAGCAATACCTCAAGACCAGCACGCGCTTCTGGCTGGTGAAACCGAGTGTGACCCTGGCCGGTATCACCGGCCTGGAAACCCTGGTGTCCGGGAATTACGTCGCGATCAGTCCCGGTGAAGGCGAGCCCGCCCGCAAGTTCAAGGCCCTGGCCGAAGAGCCGCCGCTGTCGGACTCCAAGCCCGGCCTGCACCTGACCATCAAGGCCGATCGCCTCGGTTCGCTGAACCGCGGCAGTCCGGTGTTCTACAAGCAGATCAAGGTCGGTCAGATCAAAAGCTACGTGCTGTCAGAAGACCAGAGCACCGTTGAACTCAAAGTCTTCATCGAGCCAACCTACGCCAAACTGGTGCGCAAACACACGCGGTTCTGGAACGCCAGCGGCATCAGCATCGACGCCAACCTGTCCGGCGTGAAAGTGCGCAGCGAATCCCTGGCGAGCATCGTCGCCGGTGGTATCGCTTTCGCCACACCGGAGAATCGCAAGGACAGTCCGCCGACTGACCCGAGTCTGCCGTTCCGTCTGTACGAAGACTTCGACGCCGCCGCTGCCGGCATTCGGGTCAAGGTCAAACTCAGTGACTTCGAAGGCCTGCAGGCCGGTCGAACGCCGGTGATGTACAAGGGCATTCAGGTCGGCAACCTGAAAGCGTTGAAAGTTGATCCGGATCTGAACAGCGCCACCGCCGAGCTGACGCTTGATCCTCTGGCTGAGGATTATCTGGTCGACGGCACGCAATTCTGGGTAGTTAAACCATCGATTTCCCTGGCCGGTATCACCGGCCTGGAAGCGTTGGTGAAAGGCAACTACATCGCCGTGCGTCCGGGTGATAAAGGGGCTGCACCGAAACGTGAATTCGAGGCACGCCCCAAAGCGCCGCCGCTGGATCTGCGTTCGCCGGGGCTGCACCTGGTGCTGTTCACTGACGTCCTCGGTTCCATCGATGTCGGCAGCCCGATTCTGTACAAACAGGTCAAGGTCGGGTCGGTGCAGAGCTATCAGTTCTCCAAGACCCGCAAGCAACTGGTCATCGGTGTGCACATCGAGAAGGAGTACGAAAACCTGGTCAACGCATCGACCCGCTTCTGGAATGTCAGCGGTATCACCCTGACCGGTGGTCTGACAGGCGGGATTCAGGTGAAGAGTGAGTCGCTGCAGACCCTGATGGCCGGCGGTATTGCTTTCGAAACGCCGCAAGCCAAAGCGCCGTTGCAGAAGCGCATTCCGCGCTTCCGTCTGTTCGCCAATCATGACGAAGCCAATCAGAAAGGCGCGGTGGTGACGATCAAGGTTGATCGCGCCGATGGTTTGCGCAGCGGCACCCCGGTTCGCTTCAAGGGGCTGGATGTCGGCAAGATCGAAAGCGTTGATCTGACCGACGACCTGCAGTCGGTCATCCTCACCGCGCGCATCACTGAAGTGCCGGAGAAGATTGCCCGGGTGGGCAGTCAGTTCTGGGTGGTCAAACCGGAGTTGGGTCTGATCAAGACCCAGAATCTGGAAACCCTGGTCACTGGGCAATACATCGAAGTGCAGCCGGCGGCGAAGAACCTCGGCCCGCAGAAGAACTTTGTTGCCTTGGCCAATGCGCCGGAAGTGACCAAGCAAGAGGCGGGTCTGAGTCTGGTCTTGAGTGCGGCCCGTCGTGGTTCGCTGAAACCGGGGGTGCCGGTGACTTACCGTGAAATTACCGTGGGTAAAGTCACCGGTTATGAACTGGGGCAGACCGCTGATCGAGTGTTGGTGCATATTCTGATCGAGCCAAAATACGCGCCGTTGGTACGTAGCGGTAGCCGGTTCTGGAACTCCAGTGGTGTCGGTTTTGATATCGGCTTGTTCAACGGGCTGACGGTGCGAACGGAATCGCTGGAGACGGCGATTCAGGGTGGGATTGCTTTCGCTACGCCGGACGGTGAACGCATGGGCAATCCGGCGCGGGCTGAGCAGACGTTCCCGCTGTTCGACAAGTTCGAGGATGAGTGGCTGACGTGGGCGCCAAAGATTTCGCTCGGTAAGTAA
- a CDS encoding paraquat-inducible protein A: MRAIDAGILICTECHELNRQEADTDEQSCTRCGALVHARRPNSLARTWALLITAAIIYIPANVLPIMTVSSLGQGDPSTIMSGVIQLVQHGMIPIAAVVFIASILVPTFKLVGIALLLFSVQRRQPLSARQRIWMYRFIEFIGRWSMLDIFVIAILVAVVNFGRLASVEANLGAIAFASVVILTMLAAVTFDPRLIWDNTESDDDHD, from the coding sequence ATGCGGGCGATTGATGCGGGCATTCTGATTTGTACCGAATGCCACGAATTGAACAGGCAGGAAGCGGACACCGATGAGCAAAGCTGCACTCGCTGCGGCGCGCTGGTCCACGCTCGCCGTCCCAATAGCCTGGCTCGGACCTGGGCGCTGTTGATTACAGCGGCGATTATCTACATTCCGGCCAACGTGCTGCCCATCATGACTGTCAGTTCTTTGGGGCAGGGTGATCCGAGCACGATCATGTCCGGCGTGATCCAGTTGGTGCAGCACGGCATGATCCCGATTGCCGCCGTGGTATTCATCGCCAGTATTCTGGTGCCGACCTTCAAGCTGGTGGGCATCGCCTTGCTGCTGTTTTCGGTGCAACGACGTCAGCCATTGTCCGCACGGCAACGTATCTGGATGTACCGCTTCATCGAGTTCATCGGTCGCTGGTCGATGCTCGATATTTTTGTGATCGCCATTCTGGTGGCGGTCGTCAACTTCGGCCGGCTTGCCAGTGTCGAAGCCAACCTTGGCGCCATCGCCTTCGCCAGTGTGGTGATACTGACGATGCTCGCCGCAGTAACTTTCGATCCCCGACTGATTTGGGATAACACGGAGTCGGACGACGACCATGACTGA
- a CDS encoding paraquat-inducible protein A: MSESVDARGLSELPLEDLVACHECDLLMRKPQLAHGEKAICPRCGYELYAHRHNVVQRSLALVIAALLLYIPANFLPIMQLNILGQSSQDTVWSGVLGLFNTDMQGVSIVVFLCSMAIPLLKLLCQLFVLLTIRFDAGRSYGLLLYRIYHHLKDWGMLEVYLMGVLVAIVKLADMAAITVGLGLVCFIGLLLVQVWLEVVMSPHQIWQALSGEDAHAGD, from the coding sequence ATGTCAGAGTCGGTTGACGCCCGCGGGCTGTCAGAATTACCGCTGGAAGACCTGGTGGCCTGTCACGAGTGCGACCTGCTGATGCGCAAGCCACAACTTGCTCACGGCGAAAAAGCCATCTGCCCGCGCTGCGGTTACGAACTGTATGCCCATCGCCATAACGTGGTGCAGCGCAGCCTTGCCTTGGTGATCGCGGCATTGCTGTTGTACATCCCGGCAAACTTTTTGCCCATCATGCAACTCAATATCCTCGGGCAATCTTCGCAGGATACGGTCTGGAGTGGCGTGCTCGGTCTGTTCAACACCGACATGCAGGGCGTTTCAATCGTCGTCTTCCTGTGCAGCATGGCCATACCGTTGCTCAAGTTGCTGTGCCAGTTGTTCGTGTTGCTGACGATTCGCTTCGATGCCGGTCGCAGCTACGGCTTGTTGCTGTACCGCATTTACCACCACCTCAAAGACTGGGGAATGCTCGAGGTTTACCTCATGGGCGTTCTGGTGGCGATCGTCAAACTGGCGGACATGGCCGCGATCACCGTTGGCCTGGGCCTGGTGTGTTTCATTGGATTGTTGTTGGTTCAGGTCTGGCTGGAAGTGGTGATGTCACCGCATCAGATCTGGCAGGCGTTATCAGGAGAGGATGCTCATGCGGGCGATTGA
- the msrQ gene encoding protein-methionine-sulfoxide reductase heme-binding subunit MsrQ: MRFPYWRIGVFIAAAVWPMLWLYQALGDLLGPDPGKVLVDRLGLGTLVLLLITLSMTPMQKLTGWAGWIAVRRQLGLWCFAYVVLHLGSYMAFILGFDWSQLAVELRKRPYIIVGALAFLGLLALAVTSNRYSQRRLGVRWKKLHRLVYVILGLGLLHMLWIVRADLEEWAIYAFIGTVLLLLRIPPVTRRIPRLLAKKQVLQEKRN, encoded by the coding sequence ATGCGATTCCCGTACTGGCGTATAGGCGTTTTCATTGCGGCGGCAGTCTGGCCGATGCTGTGGTTGTATCAGGCTCTCGGGGATTTGCTCGGGCCTGATCCTGGCAAAGTGCTGGTGGATCGGCTGGGGCTGGGGACGTTGGTGTTGTTGTTGATTACCCTGAGCATGACACCGATGCAAAAGCTAACCGGGTGGGCAGGGTGGATTGCTGTTCGTCGGCAGTTGGGGCTTTGGTGTTTTGCCTATGTGGTTTTGCACCTGGGCAGCTATATGGCGTTCATTCTGGGGTTCGATTGGTCGCAGCTGGCGGTCGAACTGCGTAAGCGGCCTTACATAATAGTAGGGGCGTTGGCTTTCCTAGGACTGTTGGCGCTGGCGGTGACCTCCAATCGCTACAGTCAGCGTCGTTTAGGTGTGCGTTGGAAGAAGTTACATCGTCTGGTGTACGTGATTCTTGGCCTGGGTTTGCTGCATATGCTGTGGATTGTGCGTGCTGATCTCGAAGAGTGGGCGATCTATGCCTTTATAGGTACTGTGCTTCTGCTGCTGCGTATTCCGCCAGTGACGCGGCGGATCCCGCGTTTGCTGGCTAAAAAGCAGGTTTTGCAAGAAAAGCGAAATTAA
- the msrP gene encoding protein-methionine-sulfoxide reductase catalytic subunit MsrP, with protein MLIKVPQASDCHESDVTPESIYLSRRQLLGATAAGIAVSSLPRWANADDAARYPDVEPGKAPAWFAEKLPSTKWGAVNVKDEAITPYKDATHYNNFYEFGTDKGDPAANAGALKTEPWTVVVDGEVGKPGRYALEDFMKPYQLEERIYRLRCVEAWSMVIPWIGFPISALLKQVEPTSKAKYIRFETLQDPKSMPGQRSGFALIDWPYVEGLRLDEAMNPLAILAVGMYGRELPNQNGAPLRLVVPWKYGFKSVKSIVRISLVSEQPKTTWQSIAADEYGFYANVNPTVDHPRWTQARERRLPNSLFKPNVRDTQMFNGYSDEVASLYTGLDLRKNY; from the coding sequence GTCGGATGTCACGCCTGAATCCATTTATCTCTCCCGCCGCCAGTTGCTGGGGGCCACTGCTGCCGGTATCGCCGTCAGTAGCCTGCCACGCTGGGCCAATGCCGATGATGCGGCGCGTTATCCCGATGTCGAGCCGGGCAAGGCTCCAGCCTGGTTTGCCGAAAAGCTTCCTTCTACTAAATGGGGGGCGGTCAACGTCAAGGATGAGGCGATCACGCCTTATAAAGATGCGACCCACTACAACAACTTCTATGAGTTCGGGACCGACAAGGGTGATCCGGCGGCGAATGCCGGCGCGTTGAAAACCGAACCGTGGACGGTGGTGGTGGACGGAGAGGTGGGTAAGCCGGGGCGCTATGCGCTGGAAGACTTCATGAAACCGTATCAGTTGGAAGAGCGCATCTATCGACTGCGTTGTGTCGAGGCCTGGTCGATGGTCATTCCATGGATCGGTTTTCCGATCTCGGCGCTGCTCAAGCAGGTCGAGCCCACCTCCAAAGCCAAGTACATTCGCTTTGAAACCTTGCAGGATCCCAAGAGCATGCCCGGGCAGCGCTCGGGATTCGCTTTGATCGACTGGCCTTATGTAGAGGGCCTGCGCCTGGATGAGGCGATGAATCCTCTGGCGATTCTTGCGGTGGGTATGTATGGCCGCGAACTCCCGAATCAGAACGGTGCGCCGCTGCGTCTGGTGGTGCCGTGGAAGTATGGCTTCAAGAGCGTCAAATCCATTGTGCGGATCAGTCTTGTCAGCGAGCAGCCAAAGACGACATGGCAGAGCATTGCGGCAGATGAGTACGGCTTTTACGCGAACGTGAATCCGACGGTCGATCATCCGCGCTGGACCCAGGCGCGGGAGCGGCGTCTGCCGAACAGTCTGTTCAAGCCGAATGTGCGTGATACACAGATGTTCAACGGCTATTCGGATGAAGTCGCTTCTTTATATACAGGGCTCGATCTGCGGAAGAACTACTGA